One segment of Vagococcus martis DNA contains the following:
- a CDS encoding TrmH family RNA methyltransferase gives MMKRIESLTNQWVKDTKKLHKKKYRDLTNKFIIEGEHSVQEAIESKADVDVIVTTDKGIETYQSLLNEINEDKLVIVPDAILKQLSELPTPQEIIAVMNKQEESQSLGRKMLVLDTVQDPGNVGTMIRTADAAGYDQVILGEGCADVYQSKVQRALQGSQFHVSILTNVNLVQWINEVKEKNIVTIATALDETAMSYEEIGEQSSVAIVMGNEGQGVSQEILTLVDKKVYIPMKGKAESLNVAIAAGIVMFEI, from the coding sequence ATGATGAAACGAATTGAATCATTGACTAATCAATGGGTAAAAGACACGAAAAAATTGCATAAAAAAAAATACCGAGATTTAACCAATAAGTTTATTATAGAAGGGGAACACTCTGTCCAAGAAGCGATTGAAAGTAAGGCTGATGTTGATGTGATTGTGACGACTGATAAGGGGATAGAAACATATCAATCACTATTGAATGAAATCAATGAAGATAAACTGGTGATTGTACCAGATGCTATTTTAAAACAACTTTCAGAATTACCAACTCCACAAGAAATTATAGCAGTCATGAATAAACAAGAAGAATCACAAAGTTTAGGACGAAAAATGTTAGTACTTGATACTGTTCAAGACCCAGGTAACGTTGGAACGATGATTAGAACAGCTGACGCCGCAGGGTATGATCAAGTGATACTCGGAGAAGGGTGTGCGGATGTATATCAATCAAAAGTTCAGCGAGCATTACAAGGAAGCCAATTTCATGTATCTATTTTGACTAATGTAAACTTAGTTCAGTGGATAAACGAAGTCAAAGAGAAAAATATTGTGACGATTGCTACTGCTCTAGATGAAACGGCAATGTCATATGAAGAGATTGGCGAGCAATCATCCGTTGCTATTGTGATGGGGAATGAAGGACAAGGTGTGTCACAAGAAATATTAACACTAGTCGATAAAAAAGTTTATATACCTATGAAGGGAAAAGCCGAATCTTTAAATGTGGCTATAGCTGCTGGAATTGTGATGTTTGAAATATAA
- a CDS encoding HD domain-containing protein encodes MSLNWQEDHDYLELVKDLIYTDDVQSLKEYTQHHYSNRLEHSIQVSYKSYRLAKKWGGNVRATARAGLLHDLFFYDWRQTKMGEGSHAYVHPRIALENAKKLTDISPLEEDIIVKHMFGATIAPPKYKESYIVTLVDKYCACEEVIKPLLKKVKVKAVEYSKVVHF; translated from the coding sequence ATGTCATTAAATTGGCAAGAAGATCATGATTATTTAGAGCTTGTAAAAGATCTTATCTATACAGATGACGTTCAAAGTTTAAAAGAATACACACAACACCATTACTCAAATCGTTTGGAACACTCGATTCAAGTATCATATAAAAGCTATCGTTTAGCCAAAAAATGGGGTGGAAATGTCAGAGCTACTGCTAGGGCAGGGTTACTTCATGATTTATTTTTTTATGATTGGCGTCAAACAAAAATGGGTGAAGGCTCGCATGCTTACGTTCATCCAAGAATTGCTTTAGAGAATGCCAAGAAATTAACAGATATTTCTCCATTAGAAGAAGATATTATCGTTAAACACATGTTTGGGGCGACGATTGCGCCACCTAAGTATAAAGAAAGTTACATTGTGACATTAGTAGATAAGTACTGTGCGTGTGAAGAAGTCATTAAACCATTGTTAAAAAAAGTTAAAGTAAAAGCAGTTGAATATTCAAAAGTAGTACATTTTTGA
- a CDS encoding winged helix-turn-helix transcriptional regulator produces the protein MNSCEKRQFELCPKFEKTFDMLGKKWNGLIIDVLLEDGTQRFVELANKIPEVSDRVLVERLKELEEKGIVMRREHPVEKKRIDYSLTEKGESLRPVMVEVQNWGEKWM, from the coding sequence ATGAATTCCTGTGAAAAGAGACAATTTGAGTTATGTCCAAAGTTTGAGAAGACGTTTGATATGCTGGGAAAAAAATGGAATGGGTTAATTATCGACGTGTTATTGGAAGATGGCACACAACGTTTTGTTGAGCTCGCTAATAAAATACCAGAAGTCAGTGATCGTGTCTTAGTTGAACGATTAAAAGAGTTGGAAGAAAAAGGTATCGTGATGCGACGAGAGCATCCTGTTGAAAAAAAACGCATTGATTATTCTCTAACAGAAAAAGGTGAGTCCCTTCGCCCAGTGATGGTGGAAGTACAAAATTGGGGAGAAAAGTGGATGTAA
- the pheS gene encoding phenylalanine--tRNA ligase subunit alpha gives MEIKERLESLRKDFIEKIAQVETLDHLNNIRVEVMGKKGSMTEILRGMKDLSNEERPVVGSLANEIRDVLSTQIDEKKQELEEEALNQALLNETIDVTLPGKVSSTGTPHILTQVMQEIEDVFLGLGYEIIEGYEVEKDYYNFERMNLPKDHPARDMQDSFYITDDMLLRTHTSPIQARTMEKHDFSKAPLRMISPGKVYRRDSDDATHSHQFHQIEGLVVDKHITMADLKGTLEVLLKKLFGEDRHIRLRPSYFPFTEPSVEVDISCFKCGGKGCNVCKHTGWIEILGAGVVHPSVLEMSGIDSNEYSGFAFGLGPDRVAMLKYGVNDIRYFYQNDVRFLEQFKVKG, from the coding sequence ATGGAAATCAAAGAAAGATTGGAATCACTACGTAAAGATTTTATTGAAAAAATTGCGCAAGTGGAAACATTAGACCATTTAAATAACATACGGGTTGAGGTAATGGGTAAAAAGGGAAGTATGACTGAAATACTTCGCGGAATGAAAGATTTATCAAATGAAGAGCGACCAGTTGTTGGTAGTTTGGCTAATGAAATTAGAGATGTATTATCAACACAAATTGATGAGAAAAAACAAGAACTTGAAGAAGAAGCACTTAATCAAGCATTATTAAATGAAACAATTGATGTCACATTACCAGGTAAAGTGTCAAGTACTGGTACGCCACATATTTTAACGCAAGTGATGCAAGAAATTGAAGATGTCTTTTTAGGTCTAGGTTATGAAATTATTGAAGGATATGAAGTTGAAAAAGATTACTATAACTTTGAGCGAATGAACTTACCTAAAGATCACCCAGCTCGTGATATGCAAGATTCATTTTATATTACAGATGATATGTTATTACGTACACATACATCACCTATTCAAGCACGTACGATGGAAAAACATGATTTTTCAAAAGCACCACTTCGTATGATTAGTCCAGGTAAAGTTTACCGTCGTGATAGTGATGACGCGACTCATAGTCATCAATTCCATCAAATCGAAGGATTGGTTGTTGATAAACACATTACAATGGCAGACTTAAAAGGAACGCTTGAAGTGTTACTTAAAAAATTATTCGGTGAAGATCGTCATATCCGTCTAAGACCAAGTTATTTCCCATTTACAGAGCCTTCAGTCGAGGTGGATATTAGCTGTTTCAAATGTGGTGGTAAAGGCTGTAATGTATGTAAACACACTGGCTGGATTGAAATTCTAGGTGCAGGTGTTGTGCATCCAAGCGTTCTTGAAATGTCAGGCATTGATTCAAACGAGTACAGTGGATTTGCCTTTGGGTTAGGACCAGATAGAGTGGCGATGTTGAAATATGGTGTTAATGATATCCGTTATTTCTATCAAAATGACGTCAGATTCTTAGAACAATTTAAGGTAAAGGGGTAG
- the pheT gene encoding phenylalanine--tRNA ligase subunit beta, translating into MLVSYKWLQELVDIKDIDVNQLADKMSRSGIEVEDVAIPEEGLKKIVVGDVKECVPHPDSDHLSICQVDVGEEELYQIVCGAPNITAGKKVIVALPNSRITGNVKIKKGKMRGEVSLGMICSLQELGYSDSVVPKEYSEGIYFLPEDAVPGQPVFPYLEMDDAIIELSVTPNRADALSMIGVAYEVAAIYDKDITLPTVTINENPDEQVENFVSIKLADEEDVPSYGMKIIKDVTIKESPMWLQTRLMNEGIRPINNIVDVTNYTLLLFGQPQHAFDYDKLDSKEIYVRRATDKEELTTLDGVERELTTEDLVIANGKKAIALAGVMGGENTEITNDTTTIALETAVFNPTRVRRTARRLALSSESSRRFERGINWSVIRQASEFSANLMAELGGGSIVTGEALVESSVPTEPTISITLDKINHSLGTDLSAMDVEKIFLQLGFDVSLSGETFDVTIPLRRWDIKIPADLIEEVARIYGYDNLPSTLPSGASLPGKLSFKQQMIRHIRSLLEGKGLTEAVSYALTSPESATQFKLDTDNLEDIVELDFPMSEEHSVLRQSLVNGLLKDVSYNVARKASGVAFYEIGHVFNWYDKSDLPKETTHLGMAMTGVSRKKDWKESQEVVDFYTMKGIVESLISFLGLENEVVYQPNQTLKEMHPGRTADILVGETRVGFVGQIHPKLSKEMDLKETYVVEIDLDKLFEFVPEDNVYKEVGKYPSIKRDIALLVDETVSHQQIVDVIEANGGKNLRSVHLFDLFKGEKLGKGKKSLAYSLVFQNDDSTLVEDEVVSVMNKIEKALVNELNIEVR; encoded by the coding sequence ATGTTAGTATCATATAAATGGTTACAAGAATTAGTTGATATAAAAGATATTGATGTAAATCAATTAGCAGATAAAATGTCTCGTTCAGGTATTGAAGTAGAAGATGTCGCGATTCCTGAAGAAGGACTGAAAAAAATTGTTGTTGGAGACGTTAAAGAATGTGTTCCTCATCCAGATAGTGATCACTTATCAATTTGCCAAGTAGATGTTGGTGAAGAAGAGTTGTATCAAATTGTTTGTGGTGCGCCAAATATAACGGCAGGCAAAAAAGTGATTGTGGCTTTGCCGAACTCACGTATTACTGGAAATGTAAAAATTAAAAAAGGTAAAATGCGTGGTGAAGTGTCTTTAGGTATGATTTGTTCATTGCAAGAATTAGGTTACTCAGATAGTGTGGTTCCTAAAGAATATTCTGAAGGAATTTATTTCTTACCAGAAGATGCAGTACCAGGTCAACCAGTATTCCCATATTTGGAAATGGATGATGCAATTATTGAATTATCTGTCACACCAAATAGAGCCGATGCTTTAAGCATGATAGGGGTAGCTTATGAAGTAGCCGCGATTTATGACAAAGATATCACGTTACCAACTGTGACAATCAATGAAAATCCAGATGAACAAGTGGAAAATTTTGTGTCAATCAAATTAGCAGATGAAGAAGATGTGCCATCATATGGAATGAAAATTATCAAAGATGTCACAATTAAAGAAAGCCCAATGTGGTTACAAACTCGTTTAATGAATGAAGGAATTCGTCCGATTAATAATATTGTCGACGTAACAAACTATACTTTATTATTATTTGGTCAACCACAACATGCGTTTGATTACGATAAACTTGATTCAAAAGAAATCTATGTTCGTCGTGCAACAGACAAGGAAGAGTTGACAACCTTAGACGGCGTTGAACGTGAGTTAACTACCGAAGACTTAGTGATTGCAAATGGTAAAAAAGCCATCGCTTTAGCTGGTGTAATGGGTGGAGAAAATACCGAAATCACAAATGATACCACAACAATTGCATTAGAAACAGCTGTTTTTAATCCAACTCGTGTTCGTCGTACAGCAAGAAGACTAGCTTTATCAAGTGAATCGAGCCGTCGCTTTGAACGTGGAATTAACTGGTCAGTGATTCGTCAAGCTAGTGAATTTTCTGCCAACTTAATGGCTGAACTTGGTGGTGGGTCGATTGTGACAGGTGAAGCTCTTGTTGAATCAAGTGTTCCAACAGAACCAACTATTTCAATCACTTTAGACAAAATTAACCACTCACTAGGAACTGATTTATCAGCAATGGATGTAGAAAAAATCTTCTTACAATTAGGATTTGACGTGTCATTAAGTGGTGAAACATTTGATGTGACAATCCCATTAAGACGTTGGGACATTAAGATTCCAGCAGATTTGATTGAAGAAGTTGCTCGTATTTACGGCTATGACAACTTACCATCTACTTTGCCAAGTGGTGCCTCTTTACCAGGTAAATTATCATTTAAACAACAAATGATTCGTCATATCAGATCATTACTTGAAGGAAAAGGACTAACTGAAGCGGTTAGTTATGCATTGACTTCTCCAGAGTCTGCTACCCAATTCAAATTAGATACAGATAACTTAGAAGACATTGTGGAACTTGATTTTCCAATGAGTGAAGAACATTCAGTCTTACGTCAAAGTTTAGTTAATGGCTTACTTAAAGATGTTTCTTATAATGTCGCGAGAAAAGCAAGTGGTGTAGCATTTTACGAAATCGGTCATGTCTTTAATTGGTATGACAAATCAGATTTACCGAAAGAAACCACTCATTTAGGTATGGCGATGACAGGTGTTTCTCGTAAAAAAGACTGGAAAGAATCACAAGAAGTAGTTGATTTTTATACAATGAAAGGTATTGTCGAATCATTAATTAGTTTCTTAGGACTTGAAAATGAAGTGGTTTATCAACCAAATCAAACACTAAAAGAGATGCATCCAGGACGCACAGCAGATATTTTAGTAGGTGAAACTCGCGTTGGGTTTGTTGGACAAATCCATCCTAAACTTTCTAAAGAAATGGATTTAAAAGAAACATATGTTGTTGAAATTGACTTAGATAAACTATTTGAGTTTGTACCAGAAGATAATGTTTACAAAGAAGTAGGTAAATACCCATCAATTAAACGTGATATTGCCTTGTTAGTTGATGAAACAGTGTCTCATCAACAAATTGTTGATGTTATTGAAGCAAATGGTGGTAAAAACTTAAGATCTGTTCATCTATTTGATTTATTCAAAGGAGAAAAATTAGGTAAAGGGAAAAAATCTCTTGCTTATTCTCTCGTATTCCAAAATGATGACTCAACTTTAGTTGAAGACGAAGTAGTTTCTGTTATGAACAAAATAGAAAAAGCGTTAGTTAATGAGTTAAATATTGAAGTCAGATAA